In Pseudomonadota bacterium, a single window of DNA contains:
- the tsaE gene encoding tRNA (adenosine(37)-N6)-threonylcarbamoyltransferase complex ATPase subunit type 1 TsaE: protein MERIEFISRSPSDTWDIGEHIGKYAKCGDLYALYGELGAGKTQLVKGIARGIGVKDWLYVVSPSFTIMNIYEGRYNLYHVDLYRIEMGEAETLQIEEFLDNGIIVVEWAERTNWWNGVIKVNIEVIGEEERKVIIFRP from the coding sequence ATGGAAAGGATAGAATTTATATCGAGAAGTCCCTCTGATACATGGGACATAGGGGAACATATTGGAAAATATGCAAAATGTGGCGATCTTTATGCCCTCTATGGTGAGCTTGGCGCTGGTAAAACACAACTGGTAAAGGGTATTGCAAGGGGTATCGGGGTGAAGGATTGGCTATATGTTGTGAGCCCCTCTTTTACAATAATGAATATATATGAGGGTAGATATAACCTTTACCATGTAGACCTTTACAGGATTGAAATGGGAGAGGCAGAAACCCTTCAGATAGAAGAATTTCTCGATAATGGCATAATTGTGGTAGAATGGGCAGAGAGGACAAACTGGTGGAATGGTGTAATAAAGGTAAATATAGAGGTTATTGGTGAGGAGGAAAGGAAGGTTATCATTTTTCGACCATGA
- the cimA gene encoding citramalate synthase encodes MKVEFYDTTLRDGAQSEDIAFSLNDKLRITERLDEFGMHYIEGGWPGSNPKDREYFKEVKKLALKNSKIVAFSSTLKAHAHPEDDEIIRAIFEADTECVTIVGKTWDLHVRDALRVSLDTNLKMIEKTIDYLKRHGKFVLFDAEHFFDGYKRNNTYAMKVLKVAVDAGADVIVLCDTNGGSMPYEIHDTVKKVRQTVNKRLGIHTHNDTEMAVANTLMAVSAGCEHVQGTINGYGERCGNANLCSIIPNIVLKLGYKGIDKERLAKIRDLSLFVDEMANFIPDKHRPYVGESAFAHKGGIHVSAIRKNPETYEHMKPELVGNTQRVLISDLSGESSILYKAKEFNIDIEKDKKLIKDVVKRIKELEMYGYQFEGAEGSLELLIKKTLGIHKKYFDLVGFRVMVEKKERNHPVSEATILVKVGDRIEHTAALGTGPVNALDNALRKALHKFYPVLKEMDLVDYKVRVLSTKDGTQAATRVLIESSDGKHTWGTVGVSENIIEASWQALVDGIDYKLLIEEEKDR; translated from the coding sequence GTGAAGGTTGAGTTTTATGATACTACATTAAGGGATGGAGCACAATCTGAAGACATAGCCTTTTCCCTCAATGACAAGCTCAGGATTACCGAGAGGCTTGACGAATTTGGTATGCACTACATTGAGGGGGGGTGGCCAGGCTCAAACCCTAAAGACCGCGAGTACTTCAAAGAGGTGAAGAAACTTGCCCTTAAGAACTCCAAAATAGTTGCCTTTAGTAGCACTCTAAAGGCACATGCACATCCAGAGGATGATGAGATTATAAGGGCAATATTCGAAGCAGATACCGAATGTGTTACAATCGTCGGAAAGACCTGGGACTTGCACGTGAGGGACGCCCTCAGGGTCAGTCTTGATACAAATTTAAAGATGATTGAAAAAACGATAGATTATTTAAAAAGGCATGGAAAGTTCGTGCTTTTTGATGCTGAACATTTCTTTGATGGGTATAAGAGAAACAATACATATGCAATGAAAGTTTTGAAGGTTGCAGTAGACGCAGGGGCAGATGTGATAGTCCTTTGCGATACAAACGGTGGCAGCATGCCTTATGAAATCCATGACACTGTGAAGAAGGTTCGTCAAACAGTCAATAAAAGGTTGGGGATACACACCCATAATGATACAGAGATGGCGGTCGCCAATACATTGATGGCTGTGAGCGCTGGATGCGAACATGTTCAGGGCACTATAAACGGTTATGGGGAAAGGTGCGGTAATGCAAATCTCTGCTCTATCATACCAAACATCGTACTGAAGTTGGGATATAAGGGGATAGATAAGGAAAGGTTGGCAAAGATTAGAGATCTCTCTCTCTTTGTCGATGAAATGGCGAATTTTATCCCTGATAAACATAGACCTTATGTGGGTGAAAGTGCATTTGCCCATAAAGGCGGGATACATGTAAGTGCAATAAGGAAAAACCCTGAAACCTACGAACATATGAAGCCAGAACTGGTTGGAAATACTCAGAGGGTTCTCATCTCTGACCTCTCCGGGGAGAGCAGTATACTCTATAAGGCAAAGGAATTTAACATTGACATAGAAAAGGATAAGAAGCTCATTAAAGATGTGGTAAAAAGGATAAAAGAGCTTGAAATGTACGGGTATCAGTTTGAGGGGGCTGAGGGATCCCTTGAGCTTCTCATTAAGAAGACCCTGGGTATACATAAAAAATACTTTGATCTCGTTGGCTTCAGGGTAATGGTGGAGAAAAAGGAAAGGAATCACCCTGTTTCTGAAGCTACTATTTTAGTGAAGGTTGGCGATAGGATTGAACATACTGCAGCCCTCGGTACTGGTCCTGTAAATGCCCTTGACAATGCCTTGCGAAAGGCCCTGCATAAATTCTATCCGGTGCTAAAAGAGATGGACCTGGTAGATTATAAGGTAAGGGTTCTAAGTACAAAGGACGGGACTCAGGCAGCAACAAGGGTGCTTATTGAGAGTAGTGATGGGAAACATACCTGGGGAACGGTAGGTGTCTCGGAAAATATTATAGAGGCAAGCTGGCAAGCACTTGTGGATGGCATAGATTATAAATTACTCATAGAAGAGGAGAAGGACCGGTGA
- a CDS encoding phenylacetate--CoA ligase family protein: protein MAKDNSIYWNPILETLPREKLRTLQLKKFKRILEWAYNNSPFYKRLYHDSGLEPGDIKTLEDIKKVPKTAKGMLRDVQTREPFPYGDMLAVPLKQITEFRQTSGTTGTPVYQADTWQDWEWWAECWCYILYSQGYRDIDRVFIPFGYNIFVAFWAGHYAAEKIGCEVVPGGVLDTEARILKMKELKCTAFMATPTYVLGMASTAMKIGIDPSKDLYIKRITCAGEPGASIPTTKKRMEEAWGAKVYDHIGATEIGAWSYECAHQPGGLHVNEAFFLVEIEDVETGEIIEEPGKNGKMIITAFDRVGKPCIRFDSKDIIRWADYKCDCGRTFRIIDGGVVGRTDDITKVKGVLLAPTAIEDVVRNFSELGNEYEVIVSKKGDIDDILLKVEIRPGYEDKKDEILVLLKDQLRVKTNLGYKMEVHPYGSLPRYEIKAKRFKDLRKH, encoded by the coding sequence ATGGCTAAAGATAACAGCATTTACTGGAATCCCATCCTTGAGACCCTACCCCGGGAAAAACTCCGAACCCTGCAACTGAAGAAATTCAAGCGTATTCTGGAATGGGCTTACAACAATTCCCCTTTTTACAAAAGGCTTTATCATGATAGTGGCCTTGAGCCCGGGGATATTAAGACCCTTGAAGATATTAAGAAGGTTCCCAAGACAGCAAAGGGGATGCTTAGAGATGTGCAAACCAGAGAACCATTTCCCTATGGGGATATGTTAGCAGTCCCTCTAAAACAGATTACAGAATTCCGTCAGACCAGCGGCACAACCGGCACCCCTGTGTACCAGGCGGATACCTGGCAGGACTGGGAGTGGTGGGCAGAGTGCTGGTGTTATATTTTATATTCCCAGGGTTACAGGGATATTGACCGCGTCTTTATCCCCTTTGGCTATAATATATTTGTAGCATTCTGGGCTGGTCATTATGCGGCAGAAAAGATAGGTTGTGAGGTAGTTCCTGGAGGAGTCCTTGACACTGAAGCAAGGATTCTGAAAATGAAGGAACTTAAATGCACTGCCTTTATGGCAACACCTACCTATGTGCTGGGGATGGCCAGTACGGCAATGAAGATTGGGATTGATCCGAGCAAAGACCTCTATATCAAGAGGATCACATGCGCTGGCGAGCCAGGAGCCAGTATCCCCACTACCAAAAAGCGTATGGAGGAGGCCTGGGGTGCTAAAGTATATGATCATATCGGTGCAACTGAGATAGGGGCCTGGAGTTACGAATGTGCCCATCAACCTGGCGGGCTCCATGTGAACGAGGCCTTCTTTCTTGTTGAGATAGAAGACGTTGAAACAGGGGAAATTATTGAAGAACCCGGTAAAAATGGCAAGATGATTATTACTGCTTTTGACAGAGTAGGAAAGCCCTGTATCCGGTTTGACTCAAAGGATATAATACGATGGGCCGACTATAAATGTGACTGTGGCCGTACTTTCCGCATTATAGATGGTGGTGTTGTTGGCAGGACTGATGATATTACCAAGGTTAAAGGGGTGCTCCTTGCCCCCACCGCAATTGAGGACGTTGTAAGAAACTTTTCTGAACTGGGTAATGAATATGAAGTTATCGTGAGCAAAAAAGGTGACATAGACGATATCCTTCTCAAGGTAGAAATCAGACCTGGATATGAAGACAAGAAAGATGAGATTTTGGTTCTCCTGAAAGACCAGCTAAGGGTTAAAACAAATCTCGGTTATAAGATGGAGGTTCATCCTTACGGTAGCCTACCACGTTATGAAATTAAGGCAAAAAGATTTAAAGATTTGAGGAAACACTAA
- a CDS encoding aspartate kinase, with product MLVVQKYGGTSVVDLERLKNVTKKVIEYRERGDRLVVVISAMAGETDRLLNLAHSISKFPDEREVDVLISTGEQVMSALLAITLKTMFCDAISMLGYQVRIVTDSSYNKARISKIEKEKIVSELDKGRVVVVPGFQGVDEHGNITTLGRGGSDTTAVALATVLNADLCEIYTDVDGVYTADPNICEKARRINKISYEEMLEMASLGAKVLQIRSVEFAKRYNVPILVKSSFTEGDGTLVCKEVLSMEKMVVTGITHSKNEAKITVSRVPDKPGVASKIFTALSDANIVVDVIVQNVSRDNFTDITFTTAKADAKKAYNIMEKVAHNIGAEKVAIDENIAKVSIIGLGMRSHAGVASKMFTILAKEGINIEAITTSEIKISCVIDSKYGELAVRALHKEFGLDAEDIEEEK from the coding sequence ATGCTTGTCGTACAGAAGTATGGAGGAACTTCAGTAGTAGATCTTGAGCGATTAAAGAATGTGACAAAAAAGGTGATAGAATATAGAGAAAGAGGTGACAGATTGGTTGTTGTTATATCTGCTATGGCCGGAGAAACGGATAGATTGCTCAATTTAGCGCACAGCATTAGTAAATTTCCTGATGAAAGAGAAGTTGATGTGTTGATTTCTACTGGTGAACAGGTAATGTCTGCCCTTCTTGCTATAACATTAAAAACAATGTTCTGTGATGCTATATCAATGCTTGGTTATCAGGTACGAATAGTAACGGATTCGAGTTATAACAAGGCAAGAATCTCAAAAATAGAAAAAGAAAAAATTGTCTCGGAACTCGATAAAGGCAGAGTAGTAGTGGTACCAGGGTTCCAGGGGGTTGATGAACATGGCAACATCACTACCCTGGGGCGAGGTGGTTCTGATACAACAGCAGTGGCCTTAGCAACAGTTCTTAATGCAGATTTATGTGAAATATATACAGATGTTGATGGTGTCTATACAGCAGACCCTAACATATGTGAGAAGGCAAGGAGAATTAATAAAATATCATACGAAGAGATGCTCGAAATGGCAAGTCTTGGAGCAAAGGTTTTACAGATAAGGTCTGTTGAATTTGCTAAAAGGTATAATGTACCTATCCTCGTAAAATCTTCTTTCACAGAAGGTGACGGAACACTTGTATGCAAGGAGGTGTTATCAATGGAAAAAATGGTTGTTACAGGTATTACTCACAGTAAGAATGAAGCAAAAATAACGGTAAGCAGGGTCCCGGATAAACCAGGTGTTGCATCAAAGATATTTACCGCCCTTTCTGACGCCAACATTGTGGTGGATGTTATAGTCCAGAATGTAAGCCGTGATAATTTTACAGATATCACGTTTACAACAGCGAAAGCTGACGCAAAAAAGGCATATAACATTATGGAGAAGGTAGCCCATAATATAGGGGCAGAAAAGGTGGCGATCGATGAGAATATTGCCAAGGTATCTATTATTGGGCTCGGGATGAGATCCCATGCAGGTGTGGCGTCCAAGATGTTTACAATCCTTGCAAAAGAGGGGATTAATATTGAAGCAATAACCACATCGGAGATAAAAATTTCCTGTGTGATAGATAGTAAATATGGAGAGCTTGCTGTACGTGCCCTCCATAAAGAGTTTGGTCTCGACGCAGAGGATATTGAGGAGGAGAAGTGA